Proteins encoded by one window of Aspergillus puulaauensis MK2 DNA, chromosome 4, nearly complete sequence:
- the pre2 gene encoding proteasome core particle subunit beta 5 (COG:O;~EggNog:ENOG410PFGV;~InterPro:IPR029055,IPR001353,IPR000243,IPR023333;~MEROPS:MER0001516;~go_component: GO:0005839 - proteasome core complex [Evidence IEA];~go_function: GO:0004298 - threonine-type endopeptidase activity [Evidence IEA];~go_process: GO:0051603 - proteolysis involved in cellular protein catabolic process [Evidence IEA]), producing the protein MDQLVRQYSKAPHQNEFYSEQEQHDLTEGLPPLSLKFALPPVANHSAFLRAMTDDHSNPNCPIKLAHGTTTLAFRFQGGIIVCTDSRATAGNWIASQTVKKVIPVSRLSRAEDKPGNNDPVPGLLGTMAGGAADCQYWLRYLSQQCTLHEIRHKRRITVAAASKILANLTYAYKGYGLSMGTMLAGVTAQEGPALYYIDSDGTRLPGNLFCVGSGQTFAYGVLDANYRYDLTEEEALELGRRSILAAMHRDAYSGGFINLYHVKEEGWVHHGFDDMNPIFWKTKLEKGEFSNVTSTLTTNF; encoded by the exons ATGGATCAATTAGTCCGCCAATACTCCAAGGCGCCGCATCAGAACGAGTTCTACTCGGAGCAAGAGCAGCATGATCTGACAGAGGGTctgcctcctctttctctgaAATTCGCCCTCCCCCCGGTTGCAAAC CACTCTGCTTTCCTCCGTGCGATGACCGATGACCACTCGAACCCTAACTGCCCCATCAAACTCGCTCACGGAACAACAACGCTCGCATTCCGATTCCAAGGTGGAATT ATTGTTTGCACAGATTCCAGAGCTACGGCCGGAAACTGGATTGCTAGTcagacggtgaagaaggtCATTCCGGTCTCGAGATTGAGCCGTGCAGAGGATAAGCCGGGCAACAATGATCCCGTTCCTGGTCTTCTGGGAACcatggctggtggtgctgca GATTGTCAATACTGGCTTAGATATCTGAGTCAACAATGCACACTACACG AAATTCGCCACAAACGCCGCATCACAGTTGCCGCCGCCTCGAAGATTCTCGCTAATCTTACGTACGCCTACAAGGGATATGGTCTGAGCATGGGAACAATGTTGGCCGGA GTGACAGCGCAAGAAGGACCTGCTCTGTACTACATCGACTCCGACGGTACCCGCCTCCCCGGAAACCTATTCTGTGTTGGATCCGGTCAGACTTTCGCCTACGGTGTGCTCGACGCCAACTACCGGTACGATCtgactgaggaggaggctctTGAGCTCGGACGGAGGAGTATTCTTGCTGCCATGCACCGTGATGCCTACTCTGGTGGTTTCATCAACCTTTACCACGTGAAGGAAGAGGGATGGGTCCACCACGGCTTCGACGATATGAACCCGATATTCTGGAAGacgaagttggagaagggcGAATTCTCCAACGTTACATCGACGCTTACAACGAACTTCTAG
- a CDS encoding putative MFS transporter (COG:G;~EggNog:ENOG410QDIG;~InterPro:IPR020846,IPR011701,IPR036259;~PFAM:PF07690;~TransMembrane:12 (i77-94o117-135i147-165o171-194i206-227o239-259i309-328o348-365i372-391o397-421i433-451o463-485i);~go_function: GO:0022857 - transmembrane transporter activity [Evidence IEA];~go_process: GO:0055085 - transmembrane transport [Evidence IEA]): MRFFGKRHAADSGDVTEPKNDTQNDSMPNDLASNKQISDPEKELAGYANQSHTALPQMHSPRIAIDPEIEARVVRKLDLRVPTLLGFLYLLALLDRSNIGNAKIAGMEEDLEINGNMYPWLLTIFYIAYVLFEPLALMWKLMPPHRWAAITALTWGIAATCQAAAQNWAGLMALRFIIGAAEAAFGPGSPYLLSFFYGRRELGLRCGLFVSAAPLSNTFAGALAYGITSGHPKLASWRLLFLVEGAPSLLAAGLAYFYLPDHPSSARFLNEEEKDIARARSLRRSGEAERVSGVNWKELAKTLLDVKPWITAFMYFSCNVSFSSLPVFLPTILKDMGFEAVDAQGLTAPPFFVSFLFSILTTWVADRLQQRGLTIVLFSLVATVGYALLAGCTSVGVRYFGVFLAAAGVFPCIANILPWVLNNQGSDSRRGMGIVILNLIGQCGPFLGTNVFPDTDGPRYIRGQSICAAFMFFNAILALSLRFLLVWENKRLDRQHGPQNESAAKDNGHAVGEENYGASFRYVL, translated from the exons ATGCGGTTCTTCGGAAAGAGGCATGCAGCTGACAGCGGCGACGTGACCGAACCTAAAAATGATACGCAAAATGATTCTATGCCGAATGATCTCGCgtcaaacaaacaaatctCGGACCCGGAGAAAGAACTTGCTGGCTACGCGAATCAATCCCACACTGCCCTACCCCAGATGCACTCCCCGCGGATTGCTATCGACCCCGAGATTGAGGCTCGGGTAGTGCGGAAGCTGGATTTGCGGGTTCCCACTCTTCTGGGCTTTTTGT ATCTTCTTGCCCTCCTGGACCGAAGTAACATTGG AAATGCGAAAATTGCTGGGATGGAAGAGGACCTGGAAATCAATGGAAACATGTATCCATGGCTTCTAAcaatattttatatagcttacGTATTGTTCGAGCCTCTTGCACTAATGTGGAAACTTATGCCACCGCATCGATGGGCAGCCATCACTGCGTTGACTTG GGGCATTGCCGCAACATGCCAGGCGGCTGCACAGAACTGGGCTGGATTAATGGCCCTGCGCTTCATCATTGgtgcagcagaagcagcctTCGGGCCGGGTTCCCCCTACCTGCTATCTTTCTTTTATGGCCGTCGGGAGTTGGGATTACGTTGTGGCCTTTTTGTAAGCGCGGCACCTTTGAGTAACACGTTTGCGGGAGCCTTAGCCTACGGCATCACATCAGGTCACCCCAAGTTGGCCAGCTGGAGGCTATTGTTTTTAGTTGAGGGAGCCCCATCACTTTTGGCTGCTGGCCTCGCCTATTTTTATCTTCCAGACCACCCTTCTTCTGCGCGGTTTCTaaatgaggaagaaaaggacatCGCGAGGGCTCGAAGCCTTCGTCGCAGTGGTGAGGCTGAGCGCGTGAGTGGAGTTAACTGGAAAGAGCTCGCAAAGACATTGTTAGACGTGAAGCCCTGGATTACGGCG TTCATGTACTTCAGCTGCAACGtgagcttctcctcgctTCCTGTATTCCTTCCGACAATCCTGAAGGATATGGGGTTCGAAGCAGTCGATGCTCAGGGCCTTACAGCCCCCCCGTTCTTCGTTTCATTCCTCTTCAGTATCCTGACTACATGGGTCGCTGACCGACTCCAACAACGAGGCCTGACAATTGTCCTATTTTCTTTGGTGGCTACAGTGGGATACGCGCTGCTTGCAGGTTGCACATCCGTCGGCGTCCGCTACTTTGGCGTGTTCCTAGCAGCTGCAGGGGTTTTCCCGTGCATCGCAAATATTCTGCCTTGGGTTCTTA ATAACCAAGGCTCTGACAGCCGACGTGGAATGGGAATCGTCATTCTCAACCTAATCGGGCAGTGTGGACCCTTTCTAGGAACAAATGTGTTTCCCGATACTGATGGCCCGCGCTATATTCGCGGTCAGTCCATCTGCGCCGCATTTATGTTTTTCAACGCCATTCTCGCACTCTCTTTGCGGTTCCTCCTAGTTTGGGAGAACAAACGTTTGGACAGGCAACATGGCCCCCAAAACGAATCTGCAGCGAAGGATAATGGACATGCTGTGGGAGAGGAAAATTATGGTGCCAGTTTTAGATATGTGTTGTAG
- the ACR2 gene encoding DNA-directed RNA polymerase I core subunit RPA135 (COG:K;~EggNog:ENOG410PFMF;~InterPro:IPR007120,IPR007121,IPR037034,IPR037033, IPR015712,IPR014724,IPR007642,IPR007641,IPR009674, IPR007645,IPR007644;~PFAM:PF04561,PF00562,PF04563,PF04565,PF04560, PF06883;~go_component: GO:0005634 - nucleus [Evidence IEA];~go_function: GO:0003677 - DNA binding [Evidence IEA];~go_function: GO:0003899 - DNA-directed 5'-3' RNA polymerase activity [Evidence IEA];~go_function: GO:0032549 - ribonucleoside binding [Evidence IEA];~go_process: GO:0006351 - transcription, DNA-templated [Evidence IEA]), translated as MAPAATDTNWSVNYDVLKREKLFRNPPEDKTAYPTLAESIKPHVDSFNALFESGGILEAGLRDIGTKTFLDEVVETADQKQQRLAEGRKPPRRNKLHVRIKEVFLEKPAIPPTNKYTARNRNIYPSECRERHATYRGKLRARIEYRVNNGDWTESLRELGQVPIMLRTNRCYLEKATPAELVQHKEESEELGGYFIVNGNEKLIRMLIVGRRNYPMAIVRNTFTNRGHAYTKFGIQIRSVRPDQTSQTNVLHYLNDGNVTFRFSWRKNEYIVPVMMILKALVETNDREIFEAIVGGVSSEGINNTFVTDRVELLLRTYKAYKLHSRSECRAFIGEKFKPVLGVPTDMPNEEAGAEFLRRVVLPHLGNQNVTETQDYDKFKMLMFMIRKLYAVVAGDCAPDNPDAVSNQEVLLGGFLYGMLLKERLDEWVRSFGPILRDWSNRNHGARFTDPAFERDFVSRVIKRSNENIGGAMEYFLSTGNLVSPTGLDLQQTSGYTVMAEKINFYRFISHFRMIHRGSFFAQLKTTTVRKLLPESWGFLCPVHTPDGSPCGLLNHLAHKCLITTKDTDVSHLPKLLVQLGVRNESSVSLTESVSVQLDGRIIGHCSPKQARVIATTLRHWKVSGAHDVPLDLEIGYVPNSAGGQYPGVYMFSQAARMFRPVKYLPLDKLDYVGPFEQPFMEIACLPTDLIQGVSSHIEFTPTNILSIVANMTPFSDYNQSPRNMYQCQMSKQTMGTPGTAIDYRTDNKLYRLQTGQTPIVRPPLYNAYGLDNFPNGTNAIVAIISYTGYDMDDAMIINKSSHERGFGYGTVYKTKIHALDDKDSRRTKSRQAIQKLFGFAPSGEVRAEWRKNLDEDGLPYIGTKITSGDIVAAYHTVRYDAASDSYVNVDGATQFMKYKDDEVAYVDSIRVMGSETGTEPAQSLSIKYRIPRKPIIGDKFSSRHGQKGVCSQLWPSVDMPFSESGIQPDLIINPHAFPSRMTIAQMIESMAGKAGSLHGHPQDCTPFQFSEENTATDYFGEQLRKAGYNYYGNEPLYSGITGKEFAADIFIGVVHYQRLRHMVNDKFQVRTTGPVNNLTGQPVKGRAKGGGIRVGEMERDSLIAHGAAFILQDRLMNCSDSQRAWICRGCGSFLSTQVAVSSVGSSKARLAAKASGSGSSSHQASGALGGNAGIVRCRRCAREAVFDDSRAVVWEDGEGKRFVGGDNVTVVAVPGVLRYLDVELAAMGIRMKFRVDN; from the exons ATGGCTCCCGCCGCGACAGATACCAATTGGTCCGTAAACTACGATGTTTTGAAGCGAGAGAAGCTCTTTCGGAATCCTCCCGAGGACAAAACCGCATATCCTACCCTCGCCGAATCTATCAAGCCGCACGTCGACTCTTTCAATGCGCTTTTCGAGAGCGGCGGAATTCTAGAAGCCGGTCTTAGAGACATTGGCACCAAGACCTTCCTCGATGAGGTCGTTGAAACTGCCGACCAAAAGCAACAGCGTCTTGCGGAGGGCCGCAAACCCCCGAGACGGAATAAACTCCATGTTCGAATCAAAGAAGTCTTCCTCGAGAAACCCGCCATTCCCCCGACAAATAAATATACCGCTCGTAACCGCAATATCTACCCGTCCGAGTGCAGAGAAAGGCATGCGACGTACCGTGGGAAGCTCCGTGCGAGGATTGAGTATCGGGTCAACAATGGAGACTGGACGGAGTCTCTTCGGGAACTTGGCCAAGTCCCGATCATGTTGAGG ACCAACAGATGCTACCTGGAAAAAGCAACCCCGGCAGAGCTCGTCCAGCACAAGGAGGAATCAGAAGAGTTGGGCGGCTACTTCATCGTCAACGGTAACGAAAAGCTGATCCGTATGCTGATCGTCGGAAGGCGGAACTACCCCATGGCCATTGTTCGTAACACCTTCACAAACCGTGGCCACGCATACACGAAATTCGGTATTCAAATACGCTCGGTACGGCCCGACCAGACTTCGCAAACGAACGTTTTACACTATCTCAATGACGGAAACGTGACCTTCCGGTTCTCATGGCGGAAGAATGAATATATTGTCCCCGTAATGATGATTCTCAAGGCTCTGGTAGAGACGAACGACCGCGAAATCTTCGAAGCaattgttggtggtgtcTCTTCTGAGGGGATCAACAACACGTTCGTTACAGACCGCGTGGAACTTTTGTTGCGGACATACAAGGCATACAAATTACACAGTCGTTCAGAATGCCGAGCCTTTATCGGAGAGAAATTCAAGCCCGTCCTCGGCGTCCCAACGGACATGCCGAACGAGGAAGCTGGTGCTGAATTTCTTCGCAGGGTTGTCCTGCCACATCTGGGCAACCAAAATGTGACGGAGACTCAGGACTACGACAAGTTCAAAATGCTCATGTTCATGATCCGCAAGCTTtacgccgtcgtcgccggtgACTGTGCTCCTGACAACCCCGATGCTGTCTCCAACCAGGAAGTCTTGTTAGGAGGTTTCCTCTACGGCATGTTGTTGAAGGAAAGACTTGATGAGTGGGTGAGGTCGTTTGGACCTATCCTCAGGGATTGGTCTAATCGTAATCATGGGGCTAGGTTCACAGACCCAGCTTTTGAGAGAGATTTTGTGAGCAGGGTCATAAAGAGGTCCAATGAGAACATTGGAGGTGCTATGGAGTATTTCCTTTCTACAGGTAACCTTGTCAGTCCAACGGGGCTTGATTTGCAGCAAACTTCCGGTTACACCGTCAtggcggagaagatcaacTTCTACCGGTTTATCAGTCATTTCCGGATGATTCACAGAGGTAGTTTCTTCGCGCAACTCAAAACGACTACCGTTCGTAAGCTCCTTCCGGAGAGTTGGGGTTTCCTTTGCCCTGTGCATACCCCTGATGGATCTCCGTGTGGTCTGCTTAACCACCTTGCTCATAAGTGCCTGATTACCACCAAGGATACCGACGTATCTCATCTTCCAAAACTACTTGTCCAGCTCGGTGTTCGCAACGAATCGTCCGTCTCATTAACGGAGAGTGTAAGTGTTCAACTGGATGGTAGGATTATCGGACACTGTTCGCCAAAGCAGGCGCGCGTGATTGCCACCACTCTCAGACACTGGAAGGTTTCTGGTGCCCATGATGTTCCTCTCGACCTGGAAATTGGCTACGTCCCCAATTCAGCTGGTGGTCAATATCCCGGTGTCTACATGTTCTCACAGGCTGCGCGGATGTTCCGCCCCGTCAAGTACTTGCCGCTCGATAAACTAGACTACGTCGGCCCATTTGAACAGCCATTCATGGAGATTGCCTGCTTGCCGACGGACTTGATCCAAGGCGTTTCGAGTCACATCGAATTCACACCCACAAACATTCTCTCAATCGTCGCCAACATGACTCCTTTCTCCGACTACAACCAATCTCCACGTAACATGTACCAGTGCCAAATGAGCAAGCAGACCATGGGTACGCCAGGTACAGCAATCGACTACCGTACCGACAACAAGCTCTATCGGTTACAAACCGGTCAAACGCCTATTGTGCGACCACCGCTCTACAACGCTTACGGTCTAGACAACTTTCCCAACGGCACGAACGCCATTGTCGCTATTATTTCATACACGGGCTACGACATGGACGACGCTATGATTATCAACAAATCCTCTCACGAACGTGGCTTCGGTTACGGTACGGTCTACAAAACAAAGATTCACGCTCTTGATGACAAGGACTCAAGACGAACGAAGTCTCGGCAGGCAATTCAAAAGCTTTTCGGGTTTGCCCCAAGTGGTGAAGTCCGTGCTGAGTGGCGTAAGAATCTTGACGAGGACGGCCTTCCTTACATTGGTACTAAGATCACCAGCGGCGACATTGTTGCTGCGTACCACACAGTACGATACGATGCTGCCTCAGATTCATACGTCAATGTGGATGGTGCCACGCAATTTATGAAGTACAAGGACGACGAAGTTGCATACGTCGATAGCATCCGTGTCATGGGCTCTGAAACTGGTACCGAGCCTGCACAATCACTCAGCATCAAGTACCGTATTCCTCGAAAGCCCATCATTGGTGACAAGTTTTCTTCTCGTCACGGTCAAAAGGGTGTTTGCTCTCAACTTTGGCCATCAGTCGACATGCCCTTCTCTGAGAGCGGTATCCAACCAgacctcatcatcaacccccaCGCTTTCCCCTCTC GAATGACAATCGCCCAAATGATTGAATCCATGGCCGGTAAAGCCGGCTCACTACACGGCCACCCACAAGACTGCACCCCCTTCCAATTCTCCGAAGAAAACACCGCAACAGACTACTTCGGCGAACAACTCCGCAAAGCCGGATATAACTACTACGGCAACGAGCCCCTCTACTCAGGAATCACAGGCAAGGAATTCGCAGCcgacatcttcatcggcgtCGTCCACTACCAACGTTTGCGTCACATGGTCAACGACAAGTTCCAAGTCCGTACCACCGGACCAGTCAACAACCTCACCGGCCAACCCGTCAAGGGTCGTGCAAAGGGTGGTGGTATCCGTGTTGGAGAGATGGAGCGCGATTCGCTGATTGCGCACGGTGCGgccttcatcctccaggaCCGGTTGATGAACTGTTCCGATTCGCAGCGCGCTTGGATCTGTCGCGGCTGTGGCTCGTTCCTATCGACCCAAGTTGCGGTCTCGTCGGTTGGCTCGAGCAAGGCGCGATTGGCGGCGAAGGCTTCAGGTTCTGGTTCCTCGTCGCATCAGGCCTCTGGTGCTCTTGGTGGGAATGCAGGTATTGTGCGGTGTAGGCGGTGCGCCAGGGAGGCTGTCTTCGATGATTCCCGTGCGGTTGtgtgggaggatggagaggggaagcgctttgttggtggtgacAATGTtactgttgttgctgtgccAGGTGTGCTACGGTATCTGGATGTGGAACTTGCGGCGATGGGCATTCGCATGAAGTTCCGTGTTGATAATTAA
- a CDS encoding uncharacterized protein (COG:S;~EggNog:ENOG410PJD9;~InterPro:IPR028245,IPR027267;~PFAM:PF13805), which produces MTSEILSSPRDVTSYAHELSIKRGWTVLGVQAYNPALRKLKHSCFIIYQIGLDKFDNPKFDILRKVQPYQSLPKPSIHMNRTLSGKRRSTGNTGRSRFNFGSIRSFQQPLLSKKMNRVIKSENSAAAAHESAGRQRIAVGEQVSDWGETTQDETISDISDKLGVLLAEMGEEEDVFAQNLDEYRTVLKHIRDTEGSVQPTRDQRAKISDEIQRVKLKDPNSHKIETLEQELVRAEAQNLVAEAQLINVTRQRFKEAYSVHLAAVIERSEKQALLAHHGRRLLNCIDDTSVVPGDEARAYVHGAEAKRIIEQAEQDIRSWKIQMEPVHVEDSGAQALPTGVSPPSSGRGARVTTTTDSQAMESQGAETREFEPQAMGATMGTGAMGPQAMEPQEMRRRDMEAEEMRRQEIEAQEMRRQEMEVQEMRRREMEAEAMRRQEMESQEVRRREMEAEAMRRQEMESREAEYMKGESEDVQAADTQAEDTSAWEDYSQVSPTNAAPRERVHSMAAPMMDADVLEARNAAASGADRGLNRGQEMGGANGVKGLGEKQKAPTRNNQSANGGISDNPEFTFRPKKRGDHLGTPLDAHVQRVAVPI; this is translated from the exons ATGACCTCAGAGATTCTGAGCTCGCCTCGTGACGTCACGAGCTATGCCCATGAGCTCAGCATAAAGAGAGGATGGACGGTATTGGGGGTTCAGGCTTATAACCCTGCGTTAAGGAAGCTAAAGCACAGTTGTTTCATAATTTATCAGATTGGCCTTGACAAGTTTGATAATCCTAAGTTCGATATATTGAGGAAGGTGCAGCCCTACCAAAGCTTGCCTAAACCTTCCATCCACAt GAATCGAACTCTTTCCggcaaaagaagaagcaccGGCAACACCGGCCGTAGCCGGTTCAACTTTGGAAGCATCCGCAGCTTTCAGCAGCCCCTTTTGAGCAAGAAGATGAACCGAGTGATCAAGAGCGAGAActcggccgccgccgctcatGAGTCGGCAGGCAGACAGCGCATCGCCGTCGGAGAGCAGGTGTCCGATTGGGGCGAAACAACCCAGGACGAGACCATCTCGGACATCTCGGATAAGCTTGGTGTGCTTCTGGCGGAgatgggcgaggaggaggacgtcTTTGCTCAAAATCTGGATGAATATCGCACCGTCCTCAAGCATATTCGCGACACGGAGGGCTCTGTCCAGCCGACCCGTGACCAGCGAGCTAAGATTTCGGATGAGATCCAGCGCGTCAAGTTGAAGGATCCCAATAGCCACAAAATAGAGACTCTGGAACAGGAGCTCGTTAGAGCCGAGGCTCAGAATCTTGTCGCTGAAGCACAGTTGATTAATGTG ACCAGGCAGAGATTCAAGGAGGCATACAGCGTCCACCTGGCTGCTGTCATTGAGCGAAGCGAAAAGCAGGCTCTCCTTGCCCATCATGGTCGTCGTCTGCTAAACTGCATCGATGATACCTCCGTTGTCCCCGGAGACGAGGCAAGGGCGTATGTGCATGGCGCCGAGGCCAAGCGAATAATTGAACAGGCCGAACAGGACATACGCTCTTGGAAGATACAAATGGAGCCCGTCCACGTTGAAGACTCTGGGGCGCAAGCTCTTCCCACGGGAGTCTCACCACCGTCTTCTGGTCGTGGAGCCCGCGTGACAACCACAACCGATTCCCAGGCAATGGAATCCCAGGGAGCAGAAACTCGTGAATTTGAGCCTCAGGCAATGGGAGCTACAATGGGAACCGGGGCGATGGGCCCTCAGGCCATGGAGCCTCAGGAAATGAGACGTCGTGATATGGAAGCCGAGGAGATGAGACGTCAAGAGATTGAGGCTCAAGAAATGCGGCGTCAAGAGATGGAGGTCCAAGAGATGAGACGTCGTGAAATGGAGGCTGAGGCAATGCGGCGTCAAGAGATGGAATCCCAAGAAGTTAGGCGCCGTGAAATGGAAGCTGAGGCAATGAGGCGTCAAGAGATGGAGTCTCGTGAGGCTGAGTATATGAAGGGAGAATCTGAAGACGTCCAGGCAGCAGATACTCAGGCAGAGGACACTTCTGCTTGGGAGGACTACTCCCAGGTTTCGCCTACAAATGCAGCCCCTCGCGAAAGAGTCCATAGCATGGCCGCTCCAATGATGGATGCCGATGTCTTGGAGGCACGGAATGCAGCTGCTTCAGGAGCGGACCGTGGTCTAAACAGAGGTCAGGAGATGGGCGGTGCTAATGGCGTGAAGGGCTTGGGTGAGAAACAAAAGGCCCCAACCAGAAATAACCAGAGCGCCAATGGCGGCATTTCGGACAACCCAGAATTCACCTTCCGCCcaaagaagagaggagacCACCTTGGGACTCCCCTAGATGCCCATGTGCAGCGCGTTGCAGTTCCCATTTAG
- a CDS encoding uncharacterized protein (COG:S;~EggNog:ENOG410PM23;~InterPro:IPR013859;~PFAM:PF08549), with product MDDPASRVPGQLLPHMHLVSRNRYPLMHMMPTETVVEYLLSAPKIVREGQPMHWTFLDGPQDGTVMLTWQPLNHLGTNFASDGYVWADAEQAFTFEARGYVVEMWLHRSGYHPPNESLAIHSRRRYRLLPTKVPNPNLPPPDPSLWIVHYSRSPPTDHIPANRIPVLPQIQGMLAQRRFLQSQGILARKDFMLHDRNNWPAIGLPPQMGAQQGYQQPQAQFPSAMVGRQPFYPQPGPGVQPPAGPAQAKAPRGHRASSAAVNAATADFALEDEDVSAGDIMDLLTPREVSKMRYQQHHEWMEEVLASPYAISQITPVSLGLGRKGELESLTTGFFDAPVGPANGESTDGNEAKQATKLEPEKAEEFADRVAKKVADMTAEIEKLKKRHARRMEKFNRTSLLKDAEIRLRDAASDPADTGSEIWRLEGRIEIPTDEDNVPLAPIEHKAKYKVGDIVKEVEDKWQKQIVPEPKVSCIEKGGLLEKIEPEQKTTEADVEMDQGDTNLLDQFTTQGQPLATTAPAISVAQPTAGVTQQDQSFAGLDIDMDLGNIQPTGTASGETGDWVMVNDKKDDTPGSGIQGLTPGNTGADTGLDGANFDFTNMDSAGDALAAYTEQHDGLDLPDLDNSAFGDAFHASDNENTHHHDADDMS from the exons ATGGATGACCCTGCCAGTCGCGTCCCCGGGCAATTG CTGCCCCATATGCATCTCGTGTCGCGCAATCGCTATCCGCTGATGCATATGATGCCCACCGAAACCGTCGTCGAATACCTCCTCTCCGCGCCCAAGATAGTCCGTGAAGGACAACCGATGCACTGGACGTTCCTCGATGGTCCACAAGATGGCACGGTTATGCTTACATGGCAACCTTTGAATCATCTGGGGACCAACTTCGCGAGTGATGGTTATGTTTGGGCCGACGCCGAGCAGGCATTTACCTTTGAGGCTCGAGGTTAC GTTGTGGAAATGTGGCTGCACCGTAGTGGCTATCATCCTCCCAACGAGTCACTCGCAATCCATTCTCGCAGACGATACCGGCTCCTGCCAACTAAAGTTCCAAACCCCAACCTGCCTCCACCTGATCCTTCGCTATGGATCGTACACTATTCCCGATCGCCTCCTACGGATCACATTCCCGCAAACCGAATTCCAGTTCTCCCTCAAATCCAAGGCATGCTGGCCCAGCGTCGGTTCCTGCAAAGCCAGGGTATACTGGCGCGTAAGGACTTCATGTTGCATGACCGCAATAACTGGCCCGCGATTGGATTACCACCCCAAATGGGTGCTCAGCAGGGGTACCAGCAACCCCAGGCGCAATTCCCGAGTGCAATGGTCGGACGGCAGCCATTTTACCCGCAACCCGGCCCAGGTGTGCAGCCTCCCGCTGGTCCAGCCCAGGCAAAAGCGCCTCGTGGGCACCGCGCTTCATCGGCGGCGGTCAATGCGGCCACCGCTGATTTTGCcttggaagacgaagacgttTCCGCGGGAGACATCATGGATCTTCTTACGCCTCGTGAAGTGAGCAAAATGAGGTACCAGCAACACCatgaatggatggaagaagtTTTGGCCTCGCCGTACGCTATCAGTCAAATCACTCCGGTATCTTTGGGCTTAGGTAGAAAAGGAGAGCTTGAGTCGTTAACTACAGGATTCTTCGATGCACCTGTCGGTCCTGCCAACGGAGAGTCGACGGACGGCAATGAAGCAAAGCAGGCGACCAAACTGGAGCCGGAGAAGGCTGAAGAATTTGCCGATCGCGTTGCCAAGAAGGTCGCCGATATGACAGCGGAGATCGAaaagttgaagaagcgaCACGCGCGACGGATGGAGAAGTTCAACCGTACTTCTTTGCTAAAAGACGCCGAAATTCGGTTGCGCGATGCTGCATCCGACCCGGCAGATACTGGCTCTGAGATCTGGAGGCTGGAAGGCCGTATCGAAATCCCTACTGATGAGGATAACGTGCCTCTTGCGCCGATAGAGCACAAGGCCAAATACAAGGTTGGCGATATCGTCAAGGAAGTAGAAGACAAGTGGCAGAAGCAAATTGTACCAGAGCCAAAGGTCTCCTGTATCGAAAAGGGTGGTCTGCTGGAAAAGATTGAACCGGAGCAGAAGACAACAGAGGCTGACGTGGAAATGGATCAAGGGGACACCAACTTGCTTGACCAGTTCACTACTCAAGGCCAACCACTCGCTACGACAGCCCCAGCCATATCTGTCGCACAGCCAACGGCGGGCGTCACCCAGCAGGACCAATCTTTTGCTGGTTTAGATATTGATATGGACCTGGGAAACATTCAACCCACGGGCACCGCCTCAGGCGAGACTGGTGATTGGGTCATGGTGAACGACAAAAAGGACGACACTCCAGGTAGCGGCATTCAGGGTCTAACGCCTGGAAATACAGGCGCAGACACCGGTCTCGATGGTGCAAACTTTGACTTCACCAATATGGACAGTGCCGGCGACGCGCTTGCTGCGTACACCGAGCAGCACGATGGCCTGGATCTCCCTGACTTGGATAACTCAGCCTTTGGAGACGCGTTCCACGCATCAGATAACGAAAACACGCACCATCATGATGCGGATGACATGTCTTGA